One window from the genome of Spirochaeta isovalerica encodes:
- a CDS encoding GNAT family N-acetyltransferase, which translates to MKYEIRNALESDASQILQFIKELADYEKAPDQVSATVEDIRTSLFGDGATAHALICESEKDAVGFAVYFYNYSTWQGKRGLYLEDLYITPEYRGKGAGGALLKYLARKAVKEQCGRFEWSVLDWNEPAIGFYKSIGAIPKEGWIGYQLAGEALLNYGKIEDDE; encoded by the coding sequence ATGAAATATGAAATAAGAAATGCTCTGGAAAGCGATGCCTCTCAGATCCTTCAATTTATAAAAGAACTGGCAGATTACGAAAAAGCGCCCGATCAGGTTTCTGCAACCGTGGAAGATATACGGACTTCTCTGTTCGGAGACGGTGCAACGGCCCATGCCCTTATTTGCGAATCGGAAAAGGACGCGGTTGGTTTTGCTGTATATTTCTACAATTATTCGACATGGCAGGGGAAGCGGGGATTATACCTCGAAGATCTGTATATTACACCGGAATACCGGGGAAAAGGAGCCGGCGGTGCCCTGTTGAAATATCTTGCACGAAAAGCCGTGAAGGAGCAATGCGGCCGCTTCGAATGGAGTGTTCTGGACTGGAATGAACCGGCAATCGGATTTTACAAATCTATCGGTGCGATTCCTAAAGAGGGATGGATAGGCTATCAGCTTGCCGGAGAAGCCTTGCTGAATTATGGGAAAATCGAGGATGATGAATAA
- a CDS encoding GNAT family N-acetyltransferase, producing the protein MSLKLKPFSPLDGKKEWELIQKIGEGENGFMNDGFGIPFESFDGYILKNVEMSNGINLKSHLVPQTSYWLTDGETLMGYGKIRHYLNEALLKKGGHIGYCVAPEFRGEGYGKELLKLLLERARYKGIDSALITCSSGNISSQRVIQANGGILQKADENDHWYWVHL; encoded by the coding sequence ATGAGTCTTAAGTTGAAGCCTTTCAGTCCACTTGACGGAAAGAAGGAATGGGAACTGATTCAGAAAATCGGGGAAGGGGAAAACGGATTTATGAACGACGGATTCGGCATCCCTTTTGAATCTTTTGACGGATACATTTTAAAAAATGTCGAAATGTCGAACGGCATCAATCTAAAATCTCATCTTGTACCGCAGACATCTTACTGGCTGACAGACGGGGAGACGCTGATGGGGTATGGAAAAATCCGGCACTACCTGAATGAAGCCCTGTTAAAAAAAGGAGGCCATATAGGATATTGTGTTGCACCGGAATTCAGAGGAGAGGGATACGGGAAAGAGTTGTTAAAGCTCCTACTGGAAAGAGCGAGATATAAAGGGATCGATTCAGCTTTGATTACATGCAGCAGCGGAAATATCAGTTCGCAAAGAGTGATTCAGGCAAACGGGGGTATTCTGCAGAAGGCTGATGAGAATGATCATTGGTACTGGGTTCATTTATAA